The following coding sequences lie in one Metallumcola ferriviriculae genomic window:
- the dusB gene encoding tRNA dihydrouridine synthase DusB: MGLTPAGMLKNNSVIAAPMAGVTDKTYRVLAKEAGCGLVVTEMVSAKALVYNNQRTFKLVEIAGEKPPIAVQLFGSDPVAMAEAAVIIQGLGADMVDINMGCPTPKIVRSGEGSALMKTPLLAKRIVASVSHAVTIPVSVKIRAGWDKDNVNAPSFAAAMVDAGAAMVTVHGRTREQFYSGKASWEVIKEVKNSVPVPVVGNGDIWAPADAARMLAVTGCDGVMVGRGALGNPWIFNRITKFLITGEMVPPPTAEEKINMALRHLDMMVDAKGQYTAVREMRKHVAWYIKGLWNATKIREIVNKQQDVMSLKRVLKQYKEMPDNLPLR; this comes from the coding sequence ATGGGATTGACCCCTGCAGGAATGCTAAAAAATAACTCGGTGATTGCCGCACCTATGGCTGGAGTAACCGATAAAACTTATCGGGTTTTGGCCAAGGAAGCGGGATGCGGCTTAGTGGTCACGGAAATGGTAAGTGCAAAAGCATTGGTTTATAATAACCAGCGTACCTTCAAATTAGTGGAAATTGCTGGTGAGAAACCGCCTATAGCTGTGCAGTTATTTGGCTCAGATCCTGTGGCTATGGCTGAAGCAGCAGTCATTATACAAGGCTTAGGCGCTGATATGGTGGATATTAATATGGGCTGTCCCACTCCCAAGATAGTTAGAAGCGGAGAGGGGTCCGCCCTAATGAAAACGCCGCTGCTAGCTAAAAGAATCGTTGCTTCAGTCAGCCATGCCGTGACTATTCCGGTATCAGTAAAAATACGTGCTGGGTGGGACAAGGATAATGTTAATGCCCCATCCTTTGCAGCTGCCATGGTGGATGCCGGGGCCGCTATGGTTACGGTACACGGCCGCACCCGGGAGCAATTTTATTCAGGAAAGGCTTCTTGGGAGGTTATCAAAGAGGTAAAGAATTCGGTGCCGGTACCAGTCGTGGGTAACGGTGATATATGGGCGCCAGCAGATGCGGCGAGAATGTTAGCGGTTACCGGCTGTGACGGTGTAATGGTTGGTCGTGGCGCCTTGGGTAACCCCTGGATTTTCAATCGAATAACAAAATTCTTAATAACCGGGGAAATGGTTCCGCCCCCCACCGCTGAGGAGAAGATTAATATGGCTTTGCGCCATCTGGATATGATGGTGGACGCCAAAGGACAATACACTGCCGTAAGGGAAATGCGTAAACACGTCGCCTGGTATATAAAAGGCTTGTGGAACGCCACCAAAATTAGGGAAATTGTTAATAAACAGCAGGATGTAATGAGCTTGAAAAGGGTACTAAAACAGTATAAAGAAATGCCCGATAATCTACCCTTGCGGTAG
- the lysS gene encoding lysine--tRNA ligase produces the protein MTEDVNELLQIRRDKLDQIKAMGFDPFGDKFLRQHYAAQISDDFEEYADKSVALAGRVMSKREHGKASFAHVQDISGQIQFYIRKEDVGEETYELFKILDIGDIVGIGGTVFKTRRGEVTVNVDSLVLLTKSLQPLPEKWHGLKDTDLRYRQRYIDLIVNPEVQKVFITRSNIIKAMRQYLDKEGFLEVETPTMHAIAGGATARPFTTHHNALDIDLYMRIALELHLKRLLVGGLEKVYEIGRVFRNEGISTKHNPEFTMIELYQAYADYHDMMKLTENLISFVAQETLGTQAITYQGTEINLAPPWKRVTMLDAIKEHANVDFSSINTQDEVDKLIDKLDMELEKGTPKGKVINEVFEIFVEPHLIQPTFIMDYPIEVSPLAKRKKEDPNFTSRFEAFIFARELANAFSELNDPIDQKERFLSQVKQRETGDDEAHMMDEDFVRALETGMPPAGGLGIGIDRLIMLLTNSPSIRDVILFPTMRPREND, from the coding sequence TTGACCGAAGATGTCAATGAATTATTACAGATAAGACGGGACAAGTTGGATCAAATTAAGGCAATGGGATTCGATCCCTTTGGCGATAAATTTCTGCGTCAGCATTATGCTGCTCAAATTAGTGATGATTTTGAGGAATATGCGGACAAATCCGTGGCTCTTGCCGGTAGGGTTATGTCCAAGAGGGAACATGGTAAGGCAAGCTTTGCGCATGTTCAAGATATTTCCGGTCAAATTCAGTTTTACATTCGCAAAGAAGATGTGGGCGAAGAGACTTATGAATTGTTTAAGATCCTGGATATTGGTGATATTGTCGGCATCGGGGGTACGGTATTTAAAACCCGCAGGGGTGAGGTAACAGTCAACGTTGACAGCTTGGTACTTTTAACTAAATCTCTACAACCTTTGCCGGAAAAATGGCACGGACTGAAAGATACGGATTTGCGTTACCGCCAAAGATATATAGACCTAATTGTTAATCCAGAGGTACAAAAAGTATTTATAACCCGCAGCAACATCATTAAAGCTATGCGGCAGTATTTGGATAAAGAGGGCTTCTTGGAAGTAGAGACTCCGACGATGCATGCCATTGCCGGTGGGGCAACGGCCAGACCTTTTACCACGCATCATAATGCACTGGATATAGATCTTTATATGCGCATTGCTCTAGAACTGCATCTTAAGAGATTACTGGTTGGCGGTTTAGAAAAGGTCTATGAGATAGGTAGAGTTTTTCGTAATGAAGGCATCTCGACCAAGCATAATCCGGAATTCACGATGATTGAGCTTTATCAAGCTTATGCGGATTACCATGACATGATGAAACTGACGGAGAACTTGATTAGTTTTGTTGCCCAGGAGACGCTGGGTACACAGGCTATTACATACCAAGGGACGGAAATAAATTTAGCACCGCCCTGGAAAAGGGTTACCATGTTGGATGCCATAAAAGAACATGCGAATGTGGATTTCAGCAGTATTAACACTCAGGATGAAGTGGATAAGCTCATTGATAAATTGGACATGGAACTAGAAAAGGGCACTCCTAAGGGTAAGGTAATAAATGAAGTCTTTGAAATATTTGTGGAACCGCATTTGATTCAGCCTACTTTTATTATGGATTATCCGATAGAAGTATCTCCATTGGCTAAGAGGAAGAAAGAAGACCCTAATTTTACATCACGGTTTGAAGCTTTTATCTTCGCCCGGGAATTAGCTAATGCCTTTTCCGAATTAAATGACCCTATAGATCAGAAAGAACGTTTTCTTTCTCAGGTGAAGCAAAGAGAAACAGGGGATGATGAGGCCCACATGATGGACGAGGACTTCGTGCGTGCACTAGAAACCGGCATGCCTCCTGCAGGCGGATTGGGCATAGGCATTGATAGGTTGATAATGCTCTTAACCAATTCACCATCCATTCGGGACGTAATACTGTTCCCTACTATGCGACCAAGAGAAAATGATTAG
- a CDS encoding transcriptional regulator, giving the protein MDLLRIGEKVISKKRVLRSVDKIFELRAMGISQTETAKKVGVDRTLVSRLESLGEVRKGAPIAVLGFPIKNRDEVEAVLNKEGVEFYLILTEEQRRGFLHQNGLELFNYVMDIIAQLKEYDQVVVIGSNYRIELMSAVIGRDVVGLEIGKSPIEEDKLVSLEEVRRVIKILKGGGDS; this is encoded by the coding sequence ATGGATCTACTACGCATTGGGGAAAAGGTTATTAGTAAGAAAAGGGTGCTAAGAAGTGTTGATAAGATTTTTGAGTTGCGGGCCATGGGTATATCACAAACAGAAACCGCAAAAAAGGTTGGCGTGGACCGAACGCTGGTGTCGCGCCTGGAAAGCTTGGGGGAAGTACGCAAAGGCGCCCCTATTGCTGTTTTAGGTTTTCCCATTAAAAATAGGGATGAAGTGGAAGCAGTACTGAATAAAGAAGGAGTCGAATTTTACCTTATTCTTACCGAGGAACAACGTCGGGGGTTTTTACATCAGAACGGACTTGAACTTTTTAACTACGTTATGGATATTATTGCCCAGCTAAAAGAGTATGACCAGGTGGTGGTAATAGGTTCAAACTACCGGATTGAACTGATGTCAGCAGTTATTGGTCGGGATGTCGTGGGGCTGGAAATTGGCAAATCACCCATTGAAGAAGACAAGCTGGTCTCGCTAGAAGAAGTGCGAAGAGTTATCAAGATCCTGAAAGGGGGAGGGGACAGTTGA
- a CDS encoding biotin transporter BioY, giving the protein MMKLKSMILAGMFAAVTGVMAQISIPIPFSPVPITMQVFAVCLTAGILGARLGSLSMLVYLLLGAAGAPVFAQLKGGIPVIFGYSGGYIWGYIIAAFIIGWIVEHVKSPGYGTMLAAMLVGLVIIYTTGTVQLAYVMGLTAREAIVAGVGWFLPLDAVKVFLAAGVAVNLRSSLVSGGLLVPGEL; this is encoded by the coding sequence ATGATGAAACTGAAGTCAATGATACTGGCAGGCATGTTTGCTGCTGTTACCGGAGTAATGGCACAGATATCAATACCCATACCTTTCTCTCCGGTACCTATCACGATGCAAGTATTTGCGGTTTGCCTGACGGCGGGAATTTTAGGTGCTCGCTTGGGTAGCTTAAGTATGTTGGTATATCTGCTTTTAGGTGCTGCGGGGGCACCGGTTTTCGCACAGTTAAAGGGTGGAATTCCTGTAATATTTGGCTATTCGGGCGGGTATATCTGGGGTTATATTATTGCCGCCTTTATCATTGGTTGGATTGTCGAACACGTAAAAAGTCCGGGTTACGGGACCATGCTGGCGGCCATGCTTGTCGGGTTGGTTATCATTTATACTACCGGTACCGTCCAACTGGCTTACGTAATGGGCCTTACTGCTCGTGAAGCAATTGTTGCTGGAGTTGGTTGGTTTTTGCCACTGGATGCAGTAAAAGTATTTTTAGCAGCGGGAGTAGCAGTCAACCTCCGCAGTTCACTGGTGTCCGGCGGTTTGTTGGTTCCCGGCGAATTATAA
- a CDS encoding nucleoside recognition domain-containing protein, translating to MLTRQTFIRGGKNGVWITWELTKAIVPVYFIVTFLKHTPVLDWIAKVFQPAMKIFGLPGEASLPLVFGMVLNIYFAIAAIIPLDLTQKQITILSTMLLLCHSLFIETAVAKKTGVPVKGIVLMRFLLAVFAGVLLNQLI from the coding sequence ATGCTGACAAGGCAGACTTTTATCAGGGGTGGCAAAAACGGGGTGTGGATTACTTGGGAGTTAACCAAAGCAATTGTTCCCGTATATTTTATTGTCACTTTTTTAAAACATACTCCAGTGTTGGATTGGATAGCTAAAGTTTTTCAACCGGCTATGAAAATATTTGGCCTGCCGGGAGAAGCATCTTTGCCTTTAGTGTTTGGTATGGTGCTTAACATTTATTTTGCCATTGCCGCCATCATTCCCTTGGATTTAACCCAGAAGCAGATAACAATTCTATCTACTATGTTATTATTATGCCACAGCCTATTTATTGAGACGGCGGTGGCAAAAAAGACCGGAGTTCCGGTCAAGGGTATCGTATTAATGCGTTTTCTCCTGGCGGTTTTTGCCGGAGTATTATTAAATCAGCTTATTTAG
- the greA gene encoding transcription elongation factor GreA, whose amino-acid sequence MTEELILTAQGLKKLEDELEHLKSVKRREIAGRIKQALEFGDISENSEYEDAKNEQAFIEGRIITLEKKLRNARVIDDRDVLTDVVSLGSRVKLKDLENNDELEYSIVSSIESDPADNKISNESPVGKAILGKAVGAVLDVEVPAGTLQYEIIDIKK is encoded by the coding sequence ATGACTGAAGAATTAATTTTGACTGCTCAAGGCTTAAAAAAATTGGAGGACGAGCTAGAACATCTTAAATCAGTTAAGAGGCGTGAAATTGCCGGGCGCATTAAACAGGCGTTAGAATTTGGCGATATCAGTGAGAACTCCGAATATGAAGATGCGAAAAATGAACAAGCATTTATCGAAGGACGAATTATTACTTTGGAGAAAAAACTGCGTAATGCCAGGGTTATTGATGACCGGGATGTATTGACTGATGTGGTTTCTTTGGGTTCAAGGGTGAAACTTAAAGACTTAGAAAATAACGATGAGTTGGAATACAGTATCGTTAGCTCTATAGAATCTGACCCCGCAGATAATAAGATATCAAACGAATCACCTGTAGGCAAAGCTATTTTGGGTAAAGCCGTAGGGGCAGTGCTGGATGTTGAGGTGCCTGCGGGGACACTACAGTACGAAATTATTGATATTAAAAAGTAG
- a CDS encoding type III pantothenate kinase, with protein sequence MLLTFDVGNTNILLGTYQGEQLTNHWRVSTYRERTADEFAILLKNLFQFEKLSFLDITGIAISSVVPQMQVALLEMTEKYFSMTPLLIGPGIKTGMPLRFDNPREVGADRIVNAVGAYSQYGGPAIVVDFGTATTFDLVSRDGEYLGGAIAPGIGISMEALFQRAAKLPRVELAPPPNVVGRNTVNSMQSGILYGFVGQVEGIVNRMQEEMTERARVIATGGLAPLIGKHSATVEVIDEFLTLEGLRLIYQRNLLK encoded by the coding sequence ATGCTTTTAACCTTTGATGTGGGGAATACAAATATTTTATTGGGTACATACCAGGGAGAGCAGCTAACAAATCATTGGCGGGTTTCCACTTACCGTGAACGAACCGCTGATGAATTTGCTATTTTGCTTAAGAATCTTTTCCAATTTGAAAAATTAAGTTTTTTAGATATCACCGGAATTGCTATCTCTTCCGTGGTACCCCAAATGCAGGTTGCACTTTTGGAGATGACGGAAAAATATTTTAGCATGACCCCTCTTCTAATCGGGCCGGGCATCAAAACAGGAATGCCATTACGTTTTGACAACCCCCGGGAAGTGGGCGCGGATAGGATTGTCAATGCTGTTGGGGCATACTCACAGTATGGGGGTCCGGCTATAGTGGTTGATTTCGGCACGGCCACTACATTCGACCTCGTATCTCGTGATGGGGAGTATTTGGGCGGGGCAATTGCACCGGGTATTGGTATTTCGATGGAGGCATTGTTCCAAAGAGCAGCGAAGCTGCCCAGGGTGGAGTTGGCACCACCCCCCAATGTGGTGGGAAGAAACACTGTCAACAGTATGCAGTCGGGTATTCTTTACGGCTTTGTCGGCCAAGTAGAAGGAATAGTAAACAGGATGCAGGAAGAAATGACTGAAAGGGCCCGGGTAATAGCTACTGGCGGCCTTGCACCTTTGATTGGAAAGCACTCGGCGACAGTGGAAGTTATAGATGAGTTTTTGACTTTAGAGGGACTGAGGCTGATTTATCAACGAAATTTGTTGAAGTGA
- the lysA gene encoding diaminopimelate decarboxylase, which produces MAAFHGTMSVNEEGHLVIGGCDTVELTKKFGTPLYVLDEQEIRKRCRAYKEAFKKRYPNADVLYASKAFISLAMCQLVDQEGLGLDVVSGGEVYIALQAGFPADKIYVHGNNKSKDELSIAIDAGVKKIVVDNFYELDLLAELLQHKEEQVEILLRITPEVEASTHDYIQTGQQDSKFGFSLTDGGALTAVKKAMQNQRINLKGIHCHIGSQIFEPGSYQATAEVALMFFKQVKEELGLVLDVLNLGGGLGIQYTADQQPPDIDAFVEAITNTVISKANEYKLPLPKIILEPGRSIVGEAGTTLYTLGSCKEIPQIRTYVAVDGGMPNNPRPALYDAEYEAMIANKVNQEPTSQVTIAGKCCESGDILIWDLPVPDVESGDILAVFCTGAYTYSMSSNYNGLPRPAMVLVNSGNAKLIIQRETYKDVIKNDLRLEEYQVFTEHWS; this is translated from the coding sequence ATGGCGGCTTTTCATGGTACCATGTCTGTGAATGAAGAGGGACATTTAGTTATCGGTGGGTGCGATACGGTAGAATTAACGAAAAAGTTTGGTACGCCTTTATATGTCTTGGATGAACAAGAAATACGAAAAAGATGCCGAGCATATAAAGAAGCTTTTAAGAAACGTTACCCCAATGCAGATGTTCTTTATGCCAGTAAGGCTTTCATTAGTTTAGCTATGTGTCAGCTGGTTGATCAGGAAGGTCTGGGGCTGGATGTGGTCTCGGGTGGGGAAGTATACATCGCCTTGCAGGCAGGCTTCCCGGCAGACAAAATATATGTTCATGGTAATAATAAAAGCAAGGATGAATTAAGCATCGCAATAGATGCCGGAGTAAAAAAGATAGTAGTGGACAATTTCTACGAATTGGATCTGTTAGCTGAACTTCTACAGCATAAGGAAGAACAGGTAGAAATCCTGCTCCGGATTACACCGGAAGTGGAAGCAAGCACCCACGATTATATTCAGACGGGACAGCAGGACTCTAAATTCGGTTTTAGCCTGACGGATGGTGGAGCTTTAACTGCAGTAAAAAAGGCAATGCAAAATCAGCGGATTAACCTTAAAGGAATTCACTGCCACATCGGTTCGCAAATTTTTGAACCGGGTTCTTATCAGGCTACAGCTGAAGTAGCGTTAATGTTTTTTAAACAGGTCAAAGAGGAACTGGGTTTGGTCTTGGATGTCCTGAATTTAGGTGGAGGTTTGGGTATTCAATACACTGCTGACCAGCAGCCGCCCGATATAGATGCCTTTGTAGAAGCGATCACTAATACGGTGATAAGTAAAGCTAATGAATACAAGCTGCCGCTGCCTAAAATTATTCTAGAGCCGGGGCGGTCAATCGTCGGCGAAGCAGGTACCACTCTCTACACTTTGGGTTCATGTAAAGAAATTCCCCAAATACGAACTTATGTGGCTGTGGACGGGGGAATGCCAAATAATCCCCGGCCTGCGCTTTATGACGCGGAGTATGAGGCGATGATTGCAAATAAAGTTAATCAAGAACCCACATCCCAGGTAACTATCGCTGGTAAATGCTGCGAAAGTGGAGATATACTAATATGGGATTTGCCTGTTCCTGACGTTGAATCCGGTGATATTCTAGCAGTTTTTTGTACTGGGGCATACACCTATTCCATGTCGAGTAACTATAATGGCCTGCCCAGGCCGGCAATGGTATTGGTGAACAGTGGTAATGCCAAACTTATCATTCAGAGGGAGACATATAAAGATGTTATCAAGAATGACTTGCGTTTAGAAGAGTACCAAGTTTTCACCGAGCATTGGAGCTAG
- a CDS encoding saccharopine dehydrogenase NADP-binding domain-containing protein: protein MSKFAFMIHPLDITDYTRKFPLLGKMPEQLISNVTKLFPPLHVSDIEGVVSPHAETSGWFVGCPLTSQQMLSLPQDYVLKKIIKTGRLAEKLGADILGLGAMTSVVGDAGITVNRELDIAVTTGNSYTVAVACQAVKKASELMEVDLKNAEILVLGATGSIGAVCAQILAQDAKYMTVAGRNKAKLERLAHRVFYQTGLSVRIATDVRTALKRADIIIAVTAAVDELIFPEDLKPGAIVCDVARPRDVSKRVAAERDDVLVIEGGVVQVPGPANFNFNFGYPTGMAYACMAETMILALEGRRESYSLGRELSIERVTEIAALADKHKFKLAGFRSFDRPVDNQEIGQICDRAKKKKAG from the coding sequence TTGAGTAAGTTTGCTTTTATGATCCACCCATTAGATATAACTGATTATACCAGGAAGTTCCCATTACTGGGAAAGATGCCTGAGCAGCTTATTTCGAATGTGACCAAACTTTTCCCTCCACTTCATGTTTCCGATATTGAGGGGGTGGTTTCTCCTCATGCAGAAACTTCTGGTTGGTTTGTCGGGTGTCCTTTGACCAGTCAACAAATGCTAAGTTTACCCCAGGATTATGTCTTAAAAAAGATTATCAAAACTGGTCGTTTAGCTGAAAAACTTGGGGCTGATATTTTAGGATTAGGAGCGATGACATCAGTTGTTGGCGACGCAGGAATTACCGTAAACAGGGAATTAGATATTGCCGTGACCACGGGGAACAGTTACACTGTTGCTGTGGCCTGTCAGGCAGTGAAGAAAGCTTCCGAATTGATGGAGGTAGATTTGAAAAACGCTGAAATCCTGGTTCTGGGTGCTACCGGGTCTATTGGCGCTGTTTGTGCGCAAATTTTGGCCCAAGATGCTAAATATATGACTGTTGCTGGTCGGAATAAAGCAAAGCTTGAGCGACTGGCCCACCGGGTGTTCTATCAGACCGGTTTATCTGTGCGCATTGCTACAGATGTCCGTACTGCATTAAAACGAGCCGATATAATTATAGCTGTTACTGCTGCGGTAGATGAATTGATTTTTCCTGAGGATCTTAAACCGGGCGCGATAGTATGCGATGTTGCTAGACCCAGGGATGTTTCCAAGCGGGTGGCGGCTGAAAGAGATGATGTCTTAGTTATTGAAGGTGGAGTAGTTCAAGTTCCGGGGCCCGCCAATTTTAATTTTAATTTTGGCTATCCGACAGGAATGGCTTATGCATGTATGGCCGAAACTATGATTTTGGCCTTGGAAGGACGCCGGGAATCATATAGTTTAGGGAGAGAATTATCAATTGAAAGAGTTACGGAAATAGCGGCACTGGCAGATAAACACAAATTTAAACTGGCTGGGTTTCGTTCTTTCGACCGGCCGGTGGATAATCAGGAAATTGGTCAAATATGTGACCGTGCTAAAAAGAAAAAAGCTGGCTAA
- a CDS encoding quinate 5-dehydrogenase, whose product MMKVVSISLGSSKRDHYVETTFLGEKFIIERRGTDGDMDAAINLIKELDGKVDAFGLGGADLYIFAGKRRYTIKDAAKIARAAQKTPIVDGSGLKNTLERRVINHLHHDAGIKFNDKKTLMVCAVDRFGMAEAIHQLGGQTVYGDLIFGLGIPVPLNSLKALNRVARIIAPVVCRMPFKYLYPTGSKQEQANNNNKFANYYDEADIIAGDFHYIKKYLPGHIEGKIIITNTVTVDDVAELKKRGAKLLVTTTPELNGRSFGTNVMEAVMVALTSKRLQDINTEDYERVLTEMNFLPRIEYFD is encoded by the coding sequence TTGATGAAAGTAGTAAGTATAAGCTTGGGTTCCTCTAAACGTGATCATTATGTGGAAACTACATTTTTAGGAGAAAAGTTTATAATAGAACGACGCGGCACTGATGGGGATATGGACGCTGCTATAAATTTGATAAAGGAATTGGACGGTAAGGTGGATGCCTTTGGTCTTGGAGGCGCTGATTTATACATTTTCGCCGGGAAGCGACGCTACACTATTAAGGATGCAGCCAAGATTGCCAGGGCTGCACAGAAAACTCCCATTGTAGATGGCAGCGGCTTGAAGAATACATTGGAGCGCCGGGTAATAAACCATCTGCATCATGACGCCGGCATCAAATTCAATGATAAGAAAACTTTAATGGTGTGTGCAGTTGACCGGTTTGGTATGGCTGAAGCGATTCACCAACTGGGCGGGCAGACGGTTTATGGTGATTTGATATTTGGACTGGGGATTCCCGTGCCCCTCAATTCTTTAAAGGCATTGAACCGGGTGGCCAGAATAATTGCACCGGTAGTGTGCAGAATGCCTTTTAAATACCTTTATCCCACAGGGAGCAAGCAAGAGCAGGCCAATAATAACAATAAATTTGCTAATTATTACGATGAGGCAGATATAATTGCGGGTGACTTCCATTACATAAAAAAGTACCTTCCGGGACATATTGAAGGAAAGATTATTATAACCAATACAGTTACTGTTGACGATGTGGCAGAATTGAAAAAGAGAGGAGCCAAGCTGCTTGTTACCACAACGCCCGAATTAAACGGTAGGTCCTTTGGCACCAATGTAATGGAAGCGGTGATGGTAGCTCTAACCAGTAAAAGGCTTCAAGATATCAACACTGAGGATTACGAGCGGGTATTGACCGAAATGAACTTCTTACCGAGGATCGAGTATTTTGATTAA
- the panD gene encoding aspartate 1-decarboxylase: MMRMIMKSKLHRATVTQADLNYVGSITIDLDLIEAVDILPNEKVQVVDNNNGQRFETYVIPGERGSGVICVNGAAARLVQKGDLVIIIAYGMLNNDELAGFKPKVALVDENNRIERMLEEDARDNN, encoded by the coding sequence ATGATGCGTATGATTATGAAATCAAAACTTCATAGAGCAACGGTTACCCAAGCGGATTTAAACTATGTAGGTAGTATTACCATCGACCTTGATCTAATAGAAGCGGTAGACATCTTACCCAATGAAAAAGTACAAGTAGTAGATAATAACAATGGGCAGCGGTTTGAGACTTATGTTATTCCCGGAGAGAGGGGCAGTGGTGTAATTTGTGTAAACGGTGCTGCCGCCCGGTTGGTTCAAAAAGGCGATTTGGTAATTATTATAGCTTATGGAATGTTGAACAATGACGAACTGGCTGGATTTAAGCCTAAAGTTGCTTTGGTGGACGAAAATAATCGAATTGAGCGGATGCTGGAAGAGGACGCCAGGGATAATAATTAG
- a CDS encoding biotin--[acetyl-CoA-carboxylase] ligase: MKGKILALLKKSDEYVSGEWLSKEMGVSRTAIWKHINYLRQEGYKIESVPRLGYKILHIPDKLYAEEIYSLLTTNFIGKKIYHYNHLTSTNDQLKKLADEGKGEGTVVVAEQQTAGKGRLGRSWFSPPGAGIWCSVLLRPTVSPAHAPKLTLLGAVAVAEGIEKYTGLQPGIKWPNDLLVEGKKVCGLLTEMRAEVDSINYVTLGFGINIKLVDFPEEVKGKAITLEGVLGKKLNRVGLLACILNAFEKNYLLFLSKGFSPIRGKWEELNVTLGKMVTVTSHSGTVSGEAVALGDGGGLVVRTDGDELKEFLSGEVTLSR; encoded by the coding sequence ATGAAGGGTAAAATATTGGCATTACTAAAAAAATCCGATGAATATGTGTCCGGTGAATGGCTGAGTAAAGAGATGGGGGTAAGCCGAACGGCTATTTGGAAGCACATTAATTACCTGCGTCAGGAAGGGTACAAAATAGAGTCAGTGCCCAGATTAGGATATAAAATTTTGCATATTCCGGATAAGCTTTATGCTGAGGAAATTTATTCGCTGCTTACCACCAATTTTATCGGTAAAAAAATTTATCATTATAACCATCTTACTTCAACAAATGACCAGCTTAAAAAGTTGGCTGATGAAGGTAAGGGTGAGGGGACAGTGGTAGTCGCGGAACAACAAACTGCCGGAAAAGGGCGGCTGGGACGCAGCTGGTTTTCGCCGCCTGGTGCCGGTATTTGGTGCTCGGTGTTGCTGCGACCAACTGTTTCACCCGCCCATGCGCCCAAACTAACCCTATTAGGTGCTGTGGCAGTTGCTGAGGGTATTGAAAAATATACAGGGTTACAGCCGGGAATAAAGTGGCCCAACGACCTTTTGGTCGAAGGCAAAAAGGTCTGCGGGCTTCTTACCGAAATGCGTGCAGAAGTGGATAGTATTAATTATGTCACTTTGGGTTTTGGTATAAATATTAAGCTTGTTGATTTTCCTGAGGAGGTAAAAGGCAAGGCAATTACCTTAGAAGGAGTATTGGGTAAAAAGCTTAACAGGGTTGGGTTGCTGGCATGTATTTTAAATGCATTTGAAAAAAACTACCTGCTTTTCTTGTCCAAAGGGTTTAGTCCTATACGAGGCAAATGGGAGGAGCTTAACGTAACGTTAGGCAAAATGGTAACAGTCACTTCCCATAGCGGTACTGTTTCCGGGGAAGCAGTGGCACTGGGTGACGGGGGAGGGCTTGTTGTTAGAACGGATGGTGATGAGCTGAAAGAGTTTCTATCTGGCGAGGTGACCCTAAGCCGGTAA